The following coding sequences are from one Arthrobacter sp. PvP023 window:
- a CDS encoding NADH:flavin oxidoreductase/NADH oxidase, whose amino-acid sequence MHSALFSPLELRSLKLRHRGWVSPMCQYSCGPDTGEGVPHDWHLMHLGSFAAGGAALILTEAAAVNAAGRISPRDAGLYNDEQASAWERITAFVHRYGAADAKIGTQLAHAGRKASTYWPFSGKHGSVPASDGGWETVGPGTGAFDGYAPPAAMTAAEIDGVIADFAAAAVRAVDAGFDTIEIHGAHGYLLHQFQSPLINDRTDAWGGDEAGRNRLTLAVVDAVRNVIPDSMPLLLRISASDWADGGIDAAASVRLASAAAERGVDLVDVSSGGAVAHQQIPAGPGYQTGFAARIRREASVRTGTVGLLTSAGQAEHAVATGQADGVFIARAALRDPHWWLRAAFELGHELPWVPQYERAVPRHSF is encoded by the coding sequence ATGCACTCGGCACTGTTTTCGCCGCTGGAGCTGCGCTCACTGAAGCTGCGTCACCGCGGCTGGGTTTCGCCCATGTGCCAGTACAGCTGCGGACCGGACACCGGTGAAGGCGTCCCGCATGACTGGCACCTCATGCATCTGGGGTCCTTCGCCGCCGGGGGAGCGGCCCTGATCCTCACCGAGGCGGCCGCAGTGAATGCGGCAGGCCGCATCAGCCCGCGCGACGCCGGCCTTTACAACGACGAACAGGCCTCGGCATGGGAGCGGATCACGGCGTTTGTGCACCGCTACGGCGCCGCTGACGCAAAGATCGGCACGCAGCTGGCGCACGCGGGCAGGAAAGCCTCGACTTACTGGCCCTTCTCCGGGAAGCACGGCTCCGTGCCGGCGTCCGACGGCGGCTGGGAGACGGTGGGGCCGGGCACCGGCGCCTTCGACGGCTATGCGCCACCCGCAGCCATGACAGCGGCGGAGATTGACGGCGTTATTGCCGATTTTGCAGCGGCCGCCGTCAGGGCGGTCGACGCCGGGTTCGACACGATCGAAATCCATGGCGCGCACGGTTACCTGCTGCACCAGTTCCAGAGCCCGCTCATCAACGACAGGACGGATGCCTGGGGTGGCGACGAAGCCGGACGCAACCGGCTCACCCTGGCTGTGGTGGACGCGGTCCGGAATGTCATCCCTGATTCGATGCCGCTGCTGCTGCGGATCTCCGCCTCGGACTGGGCCGACGGCGGGATCGACGCCGCCGCCTCGGTCCGGCTGGCCAGTGCCGCCGCAGAACGCGGAGTGGACCTCGTGGACGTCTCCAGCGGGGGTGCCGTGGCGCACCAGCAGATTCCGGCCGGCCCGGGCTACCAGACGGGGTTTGCAGCCCGGATCCGGCGCGAGGCAAGCGTCCGCACCGGCACCGTGGGACTGCTGACATCGGCCGGGCAGGCGGAACACGCCGTGGCCACAGGGCAGGCTGACGGGGTCTTCATTGCCCGCGCCGCACTCCGGGATCCGCACTGGTGGCTGCGCGCCGCCTTTGAGCTCGGCCACGAACTGCCGTGGGTCCCGCAATACGAACGTGCCGTTCCACGCCATTCGTTCTAG
- a CDS encoding ABC transporter ATP-binding protein — protein MTEPQPGIRPPDSPQQHPVPALAIRGLAKRFGGKIAVDGISLDVPAGSFYGIVGPNGAGKTTTLSMATGLLRPDFGTALVHGVDVWARPLDAKKLMGILTDGVRLFDRLTGEQLVSYAGLLRGMNKDVVSARVAELLAALDLSADAGTLVVDYSAGMTKKIALASALIHAPRLLVLDEPFESVDPVSAANIRDILDRYVESGGTVIVSSHVMDLVQRMCDHVAVVAGGRLLAAGTVEEVRAGASLEDRFVQLVGGRSQTEGLEWLRTF, from the coding sequence ATGACTGAACCGCAACCCGGGATTCGTCCGCCTGACAGCCCCCAGCAGCACCCTGTTCCCGCCTTGGCGATCCGCGGCCTGGCAAAACGCTTCGGCGGGAAGATCGCGGTGGACGGGATCAGCCTGGATGTGCCGGCGGGGTCCTTCTACGGCATTGTGGGTCCTAACGGCGCGGGGAAGACCACCACGCTCTCGATGGCTACGGGGCTGCTCCGGCCGGACTTCGGCACGGCGCTGGTGCACGGCGTGGACGTCTGGGCCCGGCCCCTCGACGCCAAGAAGCTTATGGGCATCCTCACCGACGGCGTCCGGCTGTTCGACCGGCTGACGGGCGAACAGCTGGTGAGCTATGCGGGCCTGCTGCGGGGGATGAACAAGGACGTGGTGTCCGCAAGGGTTGCGGAACTCCTCGCCGCACTTGATCTCAGCGCCGACGCCGGGACGCTGGTGGTGGATTATTCCGCCGGCATGACCAAGAAGATCGCACTGGCTTCCGCCCTCATCCACGCCCCCAGGTTGCTGGTGCTGGATGAACCCTTTGAATCGGTCGACCCGGTTTCCGCGGCGAATATCCGGGACATCCTGGACCGCTACGTTGAATCCGGCGGGACCGTGATCGTCTCCAGCCACGTCATGGACCTGGTGCAGCGGATGTGCGACCACGTTGCAGTGGTTGCCGGAGGCAGGCTGCTGGCAGCCGGCACGGTGGAGGAAGTCCGGGCCGGAGCCTCCCTGGAGGACCGGTTTGTCCAGCTGGTGGGCGGCCGCAGCCAAACGGAGGGCCTGGAATGGTTACGCACCTTCTAA
- a CDS encoding transporter, giving the protein MVTHLLRLKLTLLRNSLRRSPWQLLGLIIGGLYAVGIAGFFGAALVLLRTANLELAQTVVVLGGTAAFLGWAIVPVIASSADMTLDPARFTTAAVPMPQLLTGLALGGLIGIPGIATTLVALATVGTWSRGWPPVVAATAGAVLGVLTCIVLSKVVTTATAGLASSRRFKDVSALAFMVPLMLMGPIVAFLAQGAAGSAGFMTGLARTLAWTPAGAAWSLGGDTAAGQYGPAVLKLLIALATLAGLAWCWKMLLQRALVTPPYAASGRKRAGRMGLFGVLPATPTGAITARALTYWIRDPRYSGSLVVIPLLPVLMFFQAGQTGDYGVLAIIGPLAAFLLAWSISADVSYDNTAFALHVSSGVRGVHDRLGRALACLAFALPIVLVFSVGPFFFTGDWEWLPALLGLSLGVLFTGLGLASVISARYTVAVPLPGDSPFKKPPGNVAQTMAVQFGGMGVLLVLVLPEAALVVAQSVTGSMVPGWINLVLGPALGLLLFAVGVRLGGKWLDARGPELLAQLSVNR; this is encoded by the coding sequence ATGGTTACGCACCTTCTAAGGCTCAAACTGACGCTCCTGCGCAACAGCCTCCGGCGCAGCCCCTGGCAGCTGCTGGGGCTGATCATCGGGGGACTCTACGCCGTCGGCATTGCGGGTTTCTTCGGGGCGGCACTTGTGCTGCTCCGGACCGCCAACCTTGAGCTCGCCCAGACCGTGGTGGTACTGGGCGGTACCGCGGCGTTCCTGGGCTGGGCAATAGTGCCCGTCATTGCCTCGTCCGCGGACATGACCCTGGACCCGGCGCGTTTCACCACCGCGGCAGTTCCCATGCCCCAGCTGCTCACCGGCCTTGCCCTCGGCGGACTGATCGGGATTCCCGGCATCGCCACCACCCTCGTAGCGCTGGCCACCGTCGGCACCTGGAGCAGGGGATGGCCCCCGGTTGTGGCCGCCACAGCGGGAGCCGTCCTGGGCGTGCTGACATGCATTGTCCTTTCCAAAGTGGTGACGACGGCGACTGCAGGCCTGGCATCCTCCCGGCGGTTCAAGGACGTCAGTGCGCTCGCCTTTATGGTGCCGCTGATGCTGATGGGGCCGATCGTGGCCTTCCTGGCCCAGGGAGCCGCCGGCTCCGCCGGTTTCATGACCGGCCTGGCCCGGACCCTGGCCTGGACACCTGCCGGTGCCGCGTGGTCGCTGGGCGGAGACACCGCGGCGGGCCAGTACGGACCTGCCGTGCTGAAGCTCCTGATCGCCCTGGCAACACTGGCCGGCCTGGCCTGGTGCTGGAAGATGCTCCTGCAGCGTGCCCTGGTCACGCCGCCCTACGCCGCGAGCGGCAGGAAGCGCGCCGGCCGGATGGGCCTCTTCGGGGTGCTGCCGGCCACGCCCACCGGCGCCATTACGGCCCGGGCCCTCACCTACTGGATCCGGGACCCCCGGTACTCGGGATCCCTGGTGGTCATTCCGCTGCTGCCCGTCCTGATGTTCTTCCAAGCGGGCCAGACCGGGGACTACGGGGTACTGGCGATCATCGGTCCGTTGGCAGCGTTCCTGCTGGCGTGGTCGATTTCCGCGGATGTGTCCTATGACAACACGGCGTTCGCCCTGCATGTGTCCAGCGGGGTCCGCGGCGTCCATGACAGGCTGGGGCGCGCCCTCGCCTGCCTGGCGTTCGCACTTCCCATCGTGCTGGTCTTCAGCGTCGGCCCGTTCTTCTTTACCGGCGACTGGGAATGGCTGCCGGCGCTGCTGGGCCTCTCCCTGGGTGTCCTGTTCACAGGCCTGGGCCTGGCATCGGTCATCTCGGCGCGGTATACGGTGGCGGTCCCGCTCCCTGGCGACAGCCCGTTCAAGAAACCGCCGGGAAACGTCGCCCAGACCATGGCTGTCCAGTTCGGCGGGATGGGCGTATTGCTGGTGCTGGTGCTGCCGGAAGCTGCCCTGGTCGTCGCGCAGTCCGTCACGGGCAGCATGGTGCCCGGATGGATCAATCTGGTGCTGGGCCCGGCCCTGGGGCTGCTCCTCTTCGCCGTAGGGGTCCGCCTCGGCGGGAAATGGCTCGACGCCCGCGGCCCTGAACTCCTGGCCCAGCTCTCAGTCAACCGTTAG
- the nagB gene encoding glucosamine-6-phosphate deaminase produces MEVVILPGSKQIGALAADAIEALLRRKPDAVLGLATGSSPLPIYDELARRHAQAGLDFSRVQAFALDEYVGLEPGHPQSYREVIRREFTDRVNIAPGNVHHPDGSAADIPAACQAYEDAIKDAGGVDLQLLGIGTDGHIGFNEPGSSLASRTRIKSLIEQTRRDNARFFTNIHDVPHHVLTQGLGTIMEARHVILVATGAQKAQAVRDFVEGPVAAICAASVLQMHPHVTVLVDEAAASSLRLADYYRHTYDSKPAWQGL; encoded by the coding sequence ATGGAAGTGGTTATTCTTCCGGGGAGCAAACAGATCGGGGCGCTCGCCGCGGATGCCATCGAGGCGTTACTGCGCCGGAAACCGGACGCGGTACTCGGCCTGGCAACCGGGTCGTCACCGCTGCCGATCTACGACGAACTCGCCCGACGGCACGCGCAGGCCGGCCTCGACTTCAGCCGCGTACAGGCGTTTGCGCTGGACGAATACGTGGGGCTGGAACCGGGGCACCCCCAGTCCTACCGCGAGGTCATCCGGCGGGAGTTCACGGACCGGGTGAACATTGCTCCCGGGAACGTGCATCATCCCGACGGCTCCGCGGCGGACATCCCGGCGGCCTGCCAGGCCTACGAAGACGCCATCAAGGACGCCGGAGGGGTGGACCTCCAGTTGCTGGGAATAGGCACCGACGGCCACATCGGATTCAACGAGCCCGGCTCCTCGCTGGCGTCCAGGACGCGGATCAAGAGCCTCATCGAACAGACACGCCGGGACAACGCCCGGTTCTTCACAAACATCCATGATGTTCCCCACCACGTGCTCACCCAGGGGCTGGGCACCATCATGGAGGCCCGCCATGTGATCCTGGTTGCCACCGGTGCGCAGAAAGCGCAGGCGGTCCGGGACTTCGTGGAAGGTCCGGTGGCCGCCATATGTGCCGCGTCCGTCCTGCAGATGCACCCGCACGTCACCGTCCTGGTGGACGAGGCCGCCGCGTCATCCCTGCGGCTGGCGGACTACTACCGCCACACGTATGACAGCAAGCCGGCCTGGCAGGGCCTGTAG
- a CDS encoding DUF3039 domain-containing protein, whose translation MDAMTSMTDPLENDPMRELSGAGTSTATIEREELRQEVEPGDRERFSHYVRKEKIMESAMTGDPVIALCGKVWTPGRDPQKFPVCPQCKEVYEGLRPGSDGGKGSDGDSGK comes from the coding sequence ATGGATGCCATGACTAGCATGACGGACCCCCTCGAAAACGACCCGATGCGTGAGCTTTCCGGAGCAGGAACGTCCACAGCCACTATCGAGCGCGAGGAACTGCGCCAGGAAGTGGAACCCGGCGACCGGGAACGGTTCTCCCACTACGTGCGCAAAGAGAAGATCATGGAATCTGCCATGACGGGCGATCCGGTCATCGCACTGTGCGGAAAAGTGTGGACCCCGGGCCGCGATCCCCAGAAGTTCCCGGTCTGCCCCCAGTGCAAAGAGGTCTATGAAGGCCTTCGTCCCGGTTCGGACGGCGGCAAGGGCTCCGACGGCGATTCCGGCAAATAG
- a CDS encoding DEAD/DEAH box helicase: MTETLFGGPTLPPAYPERAAWGTAPKLRAWQQEALDRYFATGPKDFLAVATPGAGKTTFALRVASMLIEAGTVNRVTIVAPTDHLKRQWADAAARVGIAIDPNFKNSDGQHGRGFIGVAVTYAQVASKPMLHRAKTEAARTLVILDEIHHGGEALSWGDGLREAFDPAARRLSLTGTPFRSDTSPIPFVEYAEDRDGIRRSKADYTYGYGNALRDHVVRPVMFMAYSGQMRWRTSGGEEMAASLGESAVTKDIIAHAWRTALNPAGEWIPAVLAGADKRLSEVRRTVPDAGGLVIATDHDAARAYAGQLKKITGESPTVILSDDAKASSKIEEFTASEKRWMVAVRMVSEGVDVPRLSVGVYATSTSTPLFFAQAVGRFVRARKRGETASVFLPSVPQLTALANSMEAERDHALDRPEKEDADGLFNPEDSLMDEANREDKASDSLTKGKFEALDSQASFDRVLFDGGEFGTGGDIGSDDELDFLGIPGLLDAEQVGTLLRQRQHEQQSRKKLRAPENAPAPTVPDHRMLMDLRNELAKNVAAWSARTGTPHGVVHTKLRTVCGGPPVAQANEEQLQARLRKLQDWFIGRK, encoded by the coding sequence GTGACGGAGACACTCTTTGGCGGGCCAACGCTGCCACCGGCCTACCCGGAACGGGCAGCGTGGGGAACCGCTCCGAAGCTCCGTGCGTGGCAGCAGGAAGCGCTCGACCGCTATTTTGCAACCGGCCCCAAAGACTTCCTGGCGGTGGCAACCCCCGGGGCAGGAAAGACCACCTTCGCCCTGCGTGTGGCGTCGATGCTGATCGAGGCCGGCACCGTGAACCGTGTGACCATCGTGGCGCCCACGGACCACCTCAAACGCCAGTGGGCTGATGCTGCGGCACGGGTCGGCATCGCGATCGACCCCAACTTCAAGAATTCGGACGGACAGCACGGCCGCGGCTTCATCGGCGTGGCGGTGACCTACGCCCAGGTGGCCAGCAAGCCCATGCTGCACCGCGCCAAGACGGAAGCAGCCCGGACCCTGGTGATCCTCGACGAGATCCACCACGGCGGCGAAGCCCTGTCCTGGGGTGACGGCCTCCGCGAGGCCTTCGACCCGGCGGCACGCCGGCTATCGCTGACGGGTACTCCCTTCCGTTCCGACACATCACCCATTCCGTTCGTGGAGTACGCCGAGGACCGGGACGGCATCCGCCGCTCCAAGGCGGACTACACGTACGGCTACGGCAACGCCCTCCGCGACCATGTGGTCCGCCCCGTGATGTTCATGGCGTACTCAGGACAGATGCGCTGGCGCACCAGCGGCGGCGAGGAGATGGCGGCATCCCTGGGCGAGTCGGCGGTCACCAAGGACATCATTGCGCATGCCTGGCGGACTGCCCTCAACCCGGCCGGCGAGTGGATCCCGGCTGTCCTGGCAGGGGCGGACAAGCGCCTGAGTGAGGTCCGCCGCACCGTGCCTGACGCCGGCGGCCTGGTGATCGCCACGGACCACGACGCGGCGCGCGCCTACGCGGGCCAGCTGAAGAAGATCACCGGTGAATCCCCCACCGTGATCCTTTCCGATGACGCCAAGGCCTCCAGCAAGATCGAGGAATTCACCGCCAGCGAAAAGCGCTGGATGGTGGCCGTCCGGATGGTGTCCGAAGGCGTTGACGTGCCGCGGCTTTCGGTGGGCGTCTACGCCACCTCCACGTCCACGCCGCTGTTCTTCGCCCAGGCCGTGGGCCGTTTTGTGCGCGCCCGCAAGCGCGGCGAAACCGCCTCCGTGTTCCTGCCGTCAGTGCCGCAGCTGACTGCACTGGCGAACTCGATGGAAGCCGAACGGGACCACGCCCTGGACCGGCCGGAGAAGGAGGACGCCGACGGCCTGTTCAACCCCGAAGACTCGCTCATGGACGAGGCCAACCGGGAGGACAAGGCGTCCGACAGCCTCACCAAGGGCAAGTTTGAGGCCCTGGACTCGCAGGCGTCATTCGACCGCGTGCTGTTTGACGGCGGCGAGTTCGGCACCGGCGGCGACATCGGATCCGACGACGAACTGGACTTCCTGGGGATTCCGGGCCTCCTGGACGCCGAGCAGGTTGGAACGCTGCTGCGCCAGCGCCAGCACGAGCAGCAGAGCCGTAAGAAGCTGAGGGCTCCCGAGAACGCACCGGCTCCCACCGTGCCGGACCACCGGATGCTGATGGACCTGCGCAACGAACTTGCCAAGAACGTGGCTGCCTGGTCCGCGCGGACCGGAACTCCGCACGGCGTGGTGCACACGAAGCTCCGCACCGTGTGCGGCGGCCCGCCGGTGGCGCAGGCGAATGAGGAACAGCTGCAGGCCCGGCTGCGGAAGCTTCAGGACTGGTTCATCGGCCGCAAGTAG
- a CDS encoding isochorismatase family protein, with the protein MSRALIIVDVQNDFCEGGSLAVKGGADVAGAISEYVDAYHGQFDHIVATQDWHIEPGAHFSEAPDFIDSWPPHCVAGTPGAELHPDLDTEYIQAYFRKGQFTAAYSGFEGILAPEDEVPTGERKPGALSLPDDVEALTAASFADEDAIGLDDWLQSHDVEDVVIVGIATDYCVMATALDAVQAGYSVTVVRNLTAGIAADLDDAFAEMELGGVDLA; encoded by the coding sequence ATGTCACGCGCCCTGATTATTGTTGATGTGCAGAACGATTTCTGCGAGGGCGGTTCCCTGGCCGTCAAGGGCGGGGCCGACGTCGCGGGCGCCATCAGCGAGTACGTGGACGCCTACCACGGCCAGTTCGACCACATCGTGGCTACGCAGGACTGGCACATCGAGCCCGGCGCCCACTTCTCCGAAGCCCCCGACTTCATTGACAGCTGGCCTCCGCACTGCGTTGCCGGCACGCCCGGCGCGGAGCTGCATCCGGATCTGGACACGGAGTACATCCAGGCCTATTTCCGGAAGGGCCAGTTCACAGCCGCCTACTCCGGCTTCGAAGGCATCCTGGCTCCGGAGGACGAGGTGCCCACGGGCGAGCGCAAACCCGGGGCCCTGTCTTTGCCGGACGACGTGGAGGCGCTCACCGCGGCTTCATTCGCCGACGAGGACGCCATCGGACTGGACGACTGGCTGCAGAGCCACGATGTGGAGGACGTCGTCATCGTGGGCATCGCCACCGACTACTGCGTCATGGCCACGGCCCTGGATGCCGTCCAGGCCGGTTACTCGGTCACGGTGGTCCGGAACTTGACGGCCGGGATCGCGGCCGACCTTGACGACGCGTTCGCCGAGATGGAACTCGGCGGCGTGGACCTCGCCTGA
- a CDS encoding nicotinate phosphoribosyltransferase, whose product MSTSAGWDHPRTSLYTDHYELTMLQAALHSGAAHRKSVFEAFARRLPDGRRYGIVAGTGRLLEGIADFRFGGPELDFLRSSGVVNAETLDYLAGFRFSGEIWGYAEGEAYFPNSPILIVESTFAEACILETYILSVLNHDSAIASAASRMITAAGNRPCIEMGSRRTQEESAAAAARAAVIAGFDSTSNLEAGRRYGIKTVGTAAHSFTLLHDTEREAFEAQIASLGSGTSLLVDTYDVEAAVRTAVDLAGPQLGAVRLDSGDLVAQAQWVRQLLDELGNENTKIVVTSDLDEYAIAALQSAPVDSYGVGTSLVTGSGAPTASMVYKLVSRTDDSGEFVSVAKAAKNKTSKGGRKYALRRLNERGVATHEIVGVGHRPEDDGNDRQLLQQFVKNGELLPGWTGTEGVFRARQRHMDSMAELPPVVNRLQRGEAAIPTVYEEN is encoded by the coding sequence GTGAGTACCTCTGCTGGCTGGGACCATCCCCGCACGTCCTTGTACACCGACCATTACGAGCTGACCATGCTCCAGGCCGCGCTGCACTCCGGTGCCGCACACCGGAAGTCGGTGTTTGAGGCGTTCGCCCGCAGGCTCCCGGACGGCCGCCGCTACGGGATCGTGGCCGGAACGGGCCGGCTGCTGGAAGGCATCGCGGACTTCAGGTTCGGCGGCCCCGAGCTGGACTTCCTCCGCAGTTCCGGAGTGGTCAACGCCGAAACCCTGGACTATCTGGCCGGGTTCCGTTTCAGCGGGGAAATCTGGGGCTATGCCGAGGGCGAAGCGTACTTTCCCAACTCCCCCATCCTGATTGTGGAGTCGACGTTCGCTGAGGCCTGCATCCTGGAAACCTATATCCTCTCGGTGCTCAACCACGACAGCGCCATCGCCTCCGCGGCGTCCCGGATGATCACCGCCGCAGGCAACCGCCCCTGCATCGAAATGGGATCCCGGCGGACCCAGGAGGAGTCAGCGGCCGCGGCTGCACGTGCAGCCGTCATCGCCGGCTTCGACAGCACCTCCAACCTCGAAGCCGGCCGGCGTTACGGCATCAAGACGGTGGGCACCGCCGCCCATTCCTTCACGCTTCTGCACGACACCGAACGGGAAGCCTTTGAGGCGCAGATCGCCTCGCTCGGCAGCGGAACCTCGCTGCTGGTGGACACGTACGACGTCGAAGCGGCCGTCCGTACGGCCGTTGACCTGGCGGGTCCCCAACTGGGAGCCGTCCGGCTGGACTCCGGGGACCTCGTGGCGCAGGCCCAGTGGGTCCGTCAGTTGCTGGACGAACTGGGCAACGAGAACACCAAGATCGTGGTCACCTCGGACCTGGATGAGTACGCCATCGCGGCGTTGCAGTCGGCGCCGGTTGACTCCTATGGCGTGGGCACCTCGCTGGTCACCGGCTCCGGCGCCCCCACCGCGAGCATGGTGTACAAGCTCGTCAGCCGCACCGACGACTCCGGGGAATTCGTGTCCGTGGCTAAAGCGGCCAAGAACAAGACCAGCAAGGGCGGCCGGAAGTACGCGCTGCGCAGGCTGAATGAACGGGGCGTCGCCACGCACGAGATCGTGGGGGTGGGCCACCGTCCCGAGGACGACGGCAACGACCGCCAGCTGCTGCAGCAGTTCGTCAAAAACGGCGAGCTCCTCCCCGGTTGGACGGGAACCGAGGGCGTCTTCCGCGCCCGCCAGCGCCACATGGACTCAATGGCGGAACTGCCGCCCGTCGTCAACCGCCTGCAGCGCGGCGAGGCGGCCATCCCCACCGTTTATGAGGAGAACTGA
- the clpS gene encoding ATP-dependent Clp protease adapter ClpS, with amino-acid sequence MTLSVALGPDTRESTQTGTVTSTDALTAPDIPWNLVIWNDPVNLMSYVSYVFQSYFGYSEPKANKLMMEVHKKGRSIVAHGSKEQVEQHAVAMHGFGLWATVEKAAGGGKDGGSGKGKGKRG; translated from the coding sequence ATGACCCTTAGCGTTGCGCTCGGCCCCGACACCCGGGAGAGCACCCAGACCGGAACTGTGACGTCCACCGACGCCCTGACGGCCCCGGACATTCCCTGGAACCTGGTGATCTGGAACGATCCCGTCAACCTGATGAGCTATGTGAGCTACGTCTTCCAGAGTTACTTCGGCTATTCCGAGCCCAAGGCCAACAAGCTCATGATGGAGGTCCACAAGAAAGGACGTTCCATCGTGGCGCACGGCAGCAAGGAGCAGGTGGAGCAGCACGCCGTCGCCATGCACGGCTTCGGTTTGTGGGCAACGGTGGAGAAAGCCGCCGGCGGCGGAAAAGACGGCGGATCCGGCAAGGGCAAAGGCAAACGTGGCTAA
- a CDS encoding DUF2017 domain-containing protein — protein sequence MAKAFKYGIKGITGYLEPAERELLRSLIDDVISMLQPAESASEDPLTALIGLDMNVREPSDRALRRLLPNVTKDDDAASLEFRQLTERSLRENKIGALRAAALGLDTNELVLSPADARHWSQALNDVRLVLAERLDIRDDADAEHVHAMQDWSQAEDVESYLALVYNFTTWLQESLVQAMLQSMEPRG from the coding sequence GTGGCTAAGGCATTCAAATACGGGATCAAAGGCATCACCGGGTACCTGGAGCCGGCGGAGCGGGAACTGCTGCGCAGCCTGATCGACGACGTCATCTCCATGCTCCAGCCGGCCGAAAGCGCCAGTGAAGATCCGCTCACCGCCCTGATCGGGCTGGACATGAATGTCCGGGAACCGTCGGACCGTGCGCTGCGGCGGCTGCTGCCCAACGTGACGAAGGACGACGACGCCGCCTCACTGGAGTTCCGCCAACTCACCGAACGCTCTCTGCGGGAAAACAAGATCGGCGCCCTGCGGGCAGCCGCCCTGGGGCTGGACACCAACGAACTGGTTCTTTCGCCGGCCGATGCCAGGCACTGGTCGCAGGCGCTCAACGACGTCCGGCTTGTCCTGGCCGAAAGGCTCGACATCCGCGATGACGCCGATGCCGAACATGTCCATGCCATGCAGGACTGGTCCCAGGCCGAGGACGTTGAAAGCTACCTGGCACTGGTGTACAACTTCACCACGTGGCTGCAGGAATCTCTGGTGCAGGCCATGCTGCAGTCCATGGAGCCGCGCGGCTGA
- the murI gene encoding glutamate racemase, whose product MTSASSMDPAAAAVADSPASSPDDSPMGSRPIGIFDSGVGGLTVARSIIDQLPNESILYVGDTANGPYGPLPIAEVRANALGVMDELVDSGVKLLTIACNSASAAVLRDARERYTARYGIPVIEVIQPAVRRAVAATRSGRVGVIGTSATIGSRAYEDTFAAAPDLHITSVACPAFVSYVEAGITTGPELLAVAREYLEPLRSAGVDTVVLGCTHYPLLTGVISYVMGEDVTLVSSAEETAKDVYRALVSHDLQRTLEAPPEHHFIATGEAGQFETLARRFLGPEVLSVRHVDHVAAQYPTGSLAKITPEMIAAAQAGASRPRISNFVGGSAAGGSRR is encoded by the coding sequence ATGACTTCAGCATCGAGCATGGATCCGGCAGCGGCAGCTGTGGCGGATTCCCCAGCGAGCAGCCCGGACGACAGCCCTATGGGCTCGCGCCCCATCGGCATCTTCGACTCCGGCGTCGGCGGACTGACCGTGGCACGGTCCATCATCGACCAGCTGCCGAATGAATCGATCCTGTACGTAGGGGATACGGCCAACGGCCCCTATGGCCCGCTGCCCATCGCCGAGGTCCGCGCCAACGCCCTCGGCGTCATGGATGAGCTGGTGGACTCCGGCGTCAAGCTGCTGACCATCGCATGCAACTCGGCCTCCGCCGCCGTGCTGCGGGACGCCCGTGAACGGTACACGGCCCGCTACGGAATCCCCGTCATCGAAGTCATCCAGCCGGCCGTGCGGCGGGCAGTGGCCGCCACCCGGAGCGGCCGGGTGGGCGTCATCGGCACCTCCGCCACCATCGGCTCCCGCGCTTACGAGGACACCTTCGCCGCCGCGCCCGACCTGCACATCACCTCCGTGGCCTGCCCGGCATTCGTCAGCTACGTGGAGGCCGGCATCACCACGGGCCCGGAACTGCTGGCCGTCGCCCGGGAGTACCTTGAGCCGCTGCGCTCCGCCGGCGTGGACACGGTGGTGCTCGGCTGTACGCACTACCCGCTGCTGACCGGCGTCATCTCCTATGTCATGGGGGAGGACGTCACCCTCGTATCCAGTGCCGAGGAAACCGCCAAGGACGTGTACCGGGCGCTCGTCTCGCACGACCTGCAGCGGACCCTCGAAGCACCGCCCGAGCACCACTTCATTGCCACCGGTGAAGCAGGCCAGTTCGAAACCCTGGCCAGGCGTTTCCTGGGGCCCGAGGTGCTCAGCGTGCGGCACGTGGACCACGTTGCCGCGCAGTACCCCACCGGCAGCCTGGCGAAAATTACGCCGGAAATGATCGCGGCCGCGCAGGCCGGCGCCTCCCGGCCGCGGATTTCCAACTTCGTCGGCGGATCCGCGGCCGGGGGGTCCCGCCGGTGA